A genomic segment from Pseudalkalibacillus hwajinpoensis encodes:
- a CDS encoding LysR family transcriptional regulator: MDMKQLSTFQTASETLNFTKSAKILNYAQSSVTSQIKSLEDELGVSLFERLGNKLVLTPFGVKFKVYTDSIISQYHSVLDEINYDKNMTATLIVGATESQCAYKLPTVLTEFKILFPKVKVIVKPMHNLEQIQSDLQTGELDFAFLFGENFEETNSVQISKLSKENLVLVASPLNEVNNLKKPSLNDLQKETILLTEKGCSYRNLLENMIADSNMSFSSTFEITNVETLKNCVKSNLGIALLPYGVVKDEVSNQKLKIIDWNPPSNPELFHFVSWHKDKKFTSLLDTFVSVSENIFQ, translated from the coding sequence ATGGATATGAAGCAGTTATCCACCTTTCAAACAGCAAGTGAGACATTAAACTTCACGAAAAGTGCTAAGATATTAAACTATGCTCAATCTAGCGTAACCTCTCAAATAAAGAGCTTAGAAGATGAACTTGGTGTAAGCCTTTTTGAAAGATTAGGAAATAAGCTAGTGTTAACACCATTCGGAGTTAAATTTAAAGTTTATACTGATAGTATTATTTCTCAGTATCATTCGGTATTAGATGAAATTAACTATGATAAAAACATGACAGCGACCCTAATCGTTGGGGCGACTGAAAGTCAATGTGCTTATAAATTGCCGACTGTTTTAACTGAATTTAAAATATTGTTTCCAAAGGTTAAAGTAATCGTGAAACCGATGCATAATCTCGAACAAATACAGTCGGATCTTCAAACAGGCGAATTAGATTTTGCATTTTTATTTGGGGAAAATTTCGAAGAAACCAATAGTGTACAAATATCTAAATTATCAAAAGAAAACTTAGTGTTAGTAGCTTCTCCTTTGAATGAAGTAAATAATTTGAAAAAACCATCGCTCAACGATTTGCAAAAAGAAACGATTTTATTAACGGAAAAAGGTTGCTCTTATAGAAACTTATTGGAAAATATGATAGCTGATTCGAATATGAGTTTTAGTTCAACTTTCGAAATTACAAATGTTGAAACATTAAAAAATTGCGTTAAATCAAACCTCGGCATTGCCTTATTACCTTACGGGGTAGTCAAAGATGAAGTGAGTAACCAAAAATTAAAAATAATAGACTGGAATCCACCTTCCAATCCTGAGCTATTTCATTTTGTCTCATGGCACAAAGATAAAAAATTCACCTCATTGCTAGACACATTTGTTTCAGTTAGTGAAAATATTTTTCAATAA
- a CDS encoding lysine biosynthesis protein LysW: MRNSNCLSCKAEIGVESDAFVGEIVECPDCGEEHEVNETNGSLSLGLAPEIEESWGE; encoded by the coding sequence TTGAGAAATTCAAATTGTCTATCATGTAAAGCGGAAATTGGAGTAGAAAGTGATGCTTTTGTAGGAGAAATCGTTGAGTGTCCTGATTGTGGAGAAGAGCATGAAGTGAATGAGACCAACGGATCTCTATCTTTAGGCCTAGCTCCTGAAATAGAAGAGTCATGGGGTGAGTAA